One part of the Trachemys scripta elegans isolate TJP31775 unplaced genomic scaffold, CAS_Tse_1.0 scaffold_116, whole genome shotgun sequence genome encodes these proteins:
- the LOC117870256 gene encoding histone-lysine N-methyltransferase SETD1A-like — protein EEEDEQEEEEDAAHSDKEEESEEAAESEDSSIYSLYEESDEDSDSASDSESSSSSSSSSSDEAESVEGTAEDTMDESTMDSCPVEPAGKESKAESLVGTELEKVKEAALEPTAEQKAAPPEEREAELAPRPSSPIPLLPPPKKRRKTVSFSAPSEEEVAKAGAEKVAEAAPSPLPLPPLPPPPAEELAPPAVVPVEPASPMPQVPLVQDTPRPATPPPAPKPPFSGGRKREPPKASQRTISNLPADHASLVKCWAEEPSAGCGRRRSRSRSSEPPRPLASGEAERLRLREQLGASSLLELANQPEAGGVDLAVLADIALKMPIGRAKEEAEDSEGTETSDEAEEQSPPRALPAPRDNSILLEHNYAMAVKAAPPAPRRAAKAEEEAQGPAELLRVDLFGGHVGEVLEAPEEVVAEASEAKAEPEVGALLALAGEERARRKRHRDTEEAPDSPASELCPSESEEEEEESEDADAGETRRRTLRSHSHKPWPQPLPSFETRSEFEQMTILYDIWNSGLDVEDMHYLKLTYERLLQEDNSTDWLNDTHWVHHTITNIANPKRKRKSSDLREHQTGCARSEGYYPISKKEKDKYLDVCPVTAQELEVMDTQGTNRILSERRSEQRRLLSAIGSSAILDSDLLKLNQLKFRKKKLRFGRSRIHEWGLFAMEPIAADEMVIEYVGQNIRQVVADMREKRYVQEGIGSSYLFRVDHDTIIDATKCGNLARFINHCCTPNCYAKVITIEAQKKIVIYSKQPISVNEEITYDYKFPIEENKIPCLCGTENCRGTLN, from the exons AAGCAGCAGAGAGCGAGGACTCCTCTATATACTCCCTCTACGAGGAATCGGACGAGGACAGCGACAGTGCTTCGGACTCTGAGAGCAGctcgtcctcttcctcctcctcctcggatGAAGCTGAGAGCGTGGAGGGGACAGCAGAGGACACCATGGATGAGTCCACCATGGACAGCTGCCCCGTGGagccagcagggaaggagagcaaagCAGAGTCCTTGGTGGGCACGGAACTGGAGAAGGTCAAAGAGGCCGCGCTAG AGCCCACAGCGGAGCAGAAAGCCGCCCCCCCAGAGGAGCGTGAGGCTGAGCTGGCTCCCCGCCCCTCCTCGCCCATCCCCCTCCTGCCACCTCCCAAGAAGCGCCGGAAAACAGTCTCTTTCTCAGCCCCCAGCGAGGAGGAGGTGGCCAAGGCGGGGGCAGAGAAGGTGGCCGAAGCAGCCCCgtcccctcttccccttcctcccctgcccccaccccctgccgagGAGCTAGCGCCTCCCGCAGTAGTGCCTGTGGAACCCGCCTCGCCGATGCCCCAAGTGCCCTTAGTGCAGGACACCCCCCGCCCTGCCAcgccgccccctgcccccaagcctcCCTTCAGTGGGGGGCGTAAACGGGAGCCCCCCAAAGCCAGCCAAAGAACCATCAGCAACCTGCCGGCCGACCACGCCTCGCTGGTGAAGTGCTGGGCCGAGGAACCGTCTGCTGGCTGCGGACGCCGTCGCTCCCGTTCCCGCTCCTCAGAGCCCCCACGCCCCCTAGCCAGCGGGGAGGCTGAGCGGCTGCGGCTACGGGAGCAGCTGGGCGCCTCGTCCCTCCTGGAGCTGGCCAACCAGCCCGAGGCGGGTGGCGTGGACCTAGCCGTGCTGGCAGACATCGCCCTGAAGATGCCCATTGGCCGCGCCAAAGAGGAGGCCGAGGATTCGGAGGGCACGGAGACATCAGATGAGGCGGAGGAGCAGTCGCCCCCCCGtgccctgcctgcaccccgaGACAATAGCATCCTCCTGGAGCACAACTACGCCATGGCTGTGAAAGCGGCGCCCCCAGCTCCCCGGAGAGCAGCCAAGGCCGAGGAGGAGGCCCAGGGCCCAGCTGAGCTGCTGCGGGTGGATCTCTTTGGCGGGCACGTCGGGGAGGTGCTGGAGGCACCAGAGGAGGTGGTGGCGGAGGCCAGCGAGGCCAAGGCTGAGCCAGAGGTGGGCGCcctcctggcactggctggggaggAGCGGGCCAGGAGGAAGCGACACCGAGACACAGAGGAGGCACCGGACTCCCCGGCCTCGGAGCTCTGCCCCTCGgagagcgaggaggaggaggaggagagcgagGACGCTGATGCCGGTGAGACGCGCCGGCGGACGCTGCGCTCCCACTCGCAcaagccctggccccagcccctgccctccttTGAGACCCGCAGCGAGTTCGAGCAGATGACCATCCTCTACGACATCTGGAACTCAGGCCTGGACGTGGAGGACATGCACTACCTGAAACTCACCTACGAGCGCCTGCTGCAGGAGGACAACAGCACCGACTGGCTCAACGACACCCACTGGGTGCACCACACCA TCACCAACATCGCCAACCCCAAGCGGAAGCGGAAGTCGTCGGACCTGCGGGAGCACCAGACTGGCTGTGCCCGCAGCGAAGGCTACTACCCCATCAGCAAAAAGGAGAAGGACAAATATCTCGACGTGTGTCCTGTGACGGCACAGGAGCTGGAGGTGATGGACACCCAG GGCACCAACCGCATCCTTTCGGAGCGGAGGTCGGAGCAGCGGCGCCTGCTCAGCGCCATCGGCTCCTCCGCCATCCTGGACAGCGACTTGCTGAAACTCAATCAGCTCAAG TTCCGTAAGAAGAAGCTGCGGTTTGGCCGGAGCCGTATCCACGAGTGGGGCCTGTTCGCCATGGAGCCGATCGCTGCCGATGAGATGGTGATTGAGTATGTGGGGCAGAACATCCGGCAG GTGGTGGCCGACATGCGGGAGAAGCGCTACGTGCAGGAGGGCATTGGCAGCAGCTACCTGTTCCGCGTCGACCACGACACCATCATCGACGCCACCAAGTGCGGCAACCTGGCCCGCTTCATCAACCACTGCTGCacg CCCAACTGCTACGCCAAAGTGATCACCATAGAGGCTCAGAAGAAGATCGTCATCTATTCCAAGCAGCCCATCAGCGTCAACGAGGAGATCACCTACGACTACAAGTTCC